The following proteins are encoded in a genomic region of Streptomyces lunaelactis:
- a CDS encoding tyrosine-protein phosphatase: MPPQVPSTEPELSGVRNFRDVGGLSTADGRRVRYGSLFRSGHLAHATESDAAFLSTLGLHTIFDFRNAADHRLEGQDVELPGVRNVNLPLSDPADGAEFWKMVRDGNLDQLKSILADGKAAGRMSESYRRIVKERTAEHSRVLHALAEDSVPALMHCAAGKDRAGISIAVSLLAVGVEREAIEADYLKSNDPHRRYLVRRSDNSPAGMSPEVMELLSPLFDARAEYLAAAFETIDRTWGTTDRYLAEGLGLAPETRERLRDRLLDEV, translated from the coding sequence CTGCCGCCGCAGGTCCCGTCGACAGAGCCGGAGCTGTCGGGAGTGCGCAACTTCCGGGACGTGGGCGGCCTGTCGACCGCGGACGGCCGGCGAGTGCGGTACGGCAGCCTCTTCCGCAGCGGCCATCTCGCGCACGCCACGGAGAGCGACGCGGCGTTCCTGTCCACCCTGGGCCTGCACACGATCTTCGACTTCCGCAACGCCGCGGACCACCGGCTGGAGGGCCAGGACGTCGAGCTGCCCGGCGTACGCAATGTGAACCTGCCGCTCTCCGACCCGGCCGACGGCGCCGAGTTCTGGAAGATGGTGCGGGACGGCAACCTCGACCAGCTGAAGTCGATCCTCGCGGACGGCAAGGCGGCAGGCCGGATGTCGGAGTCGTACCGGCGGATCGTCAAGGAGCGCACGGCCGAGCACAGCCGCGTGCTGCACGCCCTGGCGGAGGACAGCGTCCCGGCCCTGATGCACTGCGCGGCCGGCAAGGACCGCGCCGGTATCTCGATCGCGGTGTCCCTGCTCGCGGTGGGTGTGGAGCGCGAAGCGATCGAGGCGGACTACCTCAAGTCCAATGACCCGCACCGCCGTTACCTGGTCCGCCGCAGCGACAACTCCCCGGCCGGGATGTCCCCCGAAGTGATGGAACTGCTGAGCCCGCTGTTCGACGCGCGCGCCGAGTACCTGGCCGCGGCCTTCGAGACGATCGACCGGACCTGGGGCACGACGGACCGGTATCTGGCGGAGGGCCTGGGGCTCGCGCCCGAGACGCGCGAGCGCCTGCGCGACCGCCTCCTCGACGAGGTGTGA
- a CDS encoding alpha-galactosidase, which translates to MIESVGKGRTWVLSGTASSYGLHLTDGDELLHLHWGPRISGADAEALAAQGLPPCWPFESQLDGHEEYPVEGGPRFVRPALSVRTDMVRGTQWTFAGAEVIDGDELRLRFTDALHGLGLTLHHRMRGDADVIERWVTVTHEGEGPDLELLRADAATWTLPQRGHWRLSQLHGRWAAESLLVRSELTYGEKVLSSRRGHTGHQHLPWVALDAEGATEEHGEVYGCALAWSGSWRIAVQRLPDGLVQITGGAGYDDSGLLRLAPGQSYTSPVFAGLWSDGGFGGASRAWHAWQLAHVIPDAASERPVLYNSWEATGFDISEEQQRALARRAAAMGIELFVVDDAWFGQRTSDRAGLGDWTPNAERFPQGLKPLADEVHALGMQFGIWVEPEMVNADSDLYRAHPDWVQHHPGRARTEFRNQLVLNLAREDVQACLWEQLDGLLSSAPIDYVKWDFNRCFTDVGWPGEEYPQKLWVEHVHALYALLDRLRAAHPTVAFESCSGGGGRIDLGILSRTDQVWTSDNTDPLDRLGIQQGFTQLHPARVMAAWVTDSPNVQLNGRFSTLRFRFVSAMAGVLGVGGDLTEWSEGELTEARGWAELYKKIRPVVQHGGLYRLRAPEGGLSAVQYVRGDETVVLAWLQAQHYGELPPRLRLRGLDPAAAYECLDTGAVHRGSVLLHHGLHTGLKGDMDATVIRLRRR; encoded by the coding sequence ATGATTGAGAGCGTTGGCAAGGGTCGTACGTGGGTTCTCTCCGGAACGGCGAGCAGCTATGGGCTGCACCTCACCGACGGCGACGAACTGCTGCATCTTCATTGGGGACCACGGATCTCGGGCGCCGATGCGGAGGCACTCGCGGCCCAGGGCCTGCCGCCCTGCTGGCCGTTCGAGTCGCAGCTCGACGGGCACGAGGAGTATCCCGTCGAGGGCGGGCCCCGCTTCGTACGGCCCGCGCTTTCCGTCCGTACGGACATGGTCCGCGGCACCCAGTGGACCTTCGCCGGCGCCGAGGTGATCGACGGCGACGAGCTGCGGCTCCGCTTCACCGACGCGCTGCACGGCCTCGGGCTCACCCTGCACCACCGGATGCGCGGCGACGCGGACGTCATCGAGCGCTGGGTCACCGTCACCCACGAAGGCGAAGGACCGGACCTGGAGCTGCTGCGGGCCGATGCCGCCACCTGGACACTGCCGCAGCGCGGCCACTGGCGGCTCAGCCAGCTGCACGGCCGCTGGGCGGCCGAGTCCCTGCTCGTACGGTCGGAGCTGACGTACGGCGAGAAGGTACTGAGCAGCCGGCGCGGGCACACCGGTCACCAGCACCTGCCGTGGGTCGCCCTCGACGCCGAAGGCGCCACTGAGGAGCACGGAGAGGTGTACGGCTGCGCGCTCGCCTGGTCCGGGTCATGGCGGATCGCCGTACAGCGGCTGCCCGACGGACTCGTCCAGATCACCGGCGGCGCGGGCTACGACGACTCCGGACTGCTGCGGCTCGCGCCCGGCCAGTCCTACACCTCGCCCGTCTTCGCCGGTCTGTGGAGCGACGGCGGATTCGGCGGAGCCAGCCGGGCCTGGCACGCCTGGCAGCTGGCGCACGTCATCCCGGACGCCGCGAGCGAGCGTCCGGTGCTCTACAACTCCTGGGAGGCCACCGGCTTCGACATCTCCGAGGAACAGCAGCGGGCGCTCGCGCGGCGGGCCGCCGCCATGGGCATCGAGCTGTTCGTCGTCGACGACGCGTGGTTCGGGCAGCGCACCAGCGACCGGGCCGGACTCGGCGACTGGACCCCCAACGCCGAACGCTTCCCGCAGGGACTGAAGCCGCTCGCCGACGAAGTGCACGCGCTGGGCATGCAGTTCGGGATCTGGGTCGAGCCGGAGATGGTCAACGCCGACAGCGATCTCTACCGCGCGCATCCCGACTGGGTGCAGCACCACCCGGGCCGGGCCCGCACGGAGTTCCGCAACCAGCTCGTACTGAACCTCGCCCGCGAGGACGTACAGGCCTGTCTCTGGGAACAGCTGGACGGACTGCTCAGCAGCGCGCCCATCGACTATGTGAAGTGGGACTTCAACCGCTGCTTCACGGACGTCGGCTGGCCCGGTGAGGAGTATCCGCAGAAGCTGTGGGTCGAGCATGTGCACGCGCTGTACGCACTCCTCGACCGGCTGCGGGCCGCGCACCCGACGGTGGCGTTCGAGTCCTGCTCCGGCGGCGGCGGCCGGATCGACCTCGGCATCCTCTCCCGTACCGACCAGGTATGGACGTCCGACAACACCGATCCGCTGGACCGGCTCGGCATCCAGCAGGGCTTCACCCAGCTGCACCCGGCACGGGTCATGGCGGCCTGGGTGACCGACAGCCCCAATGTCCAGCTCAACGGCCGCTTCAGCACGCTGCGCTTCCGCTTTGTCAGCGCGATGGCCGGAGTGCTCGGAGTCGGCGGCGACCTGACCGAATGGAGCGAGGGGGAGCTCACCGAGGCGCGCGGCTGGGCGGAGCTCTACAAGAAGATCAGGCCGGTGGTGCAGCACGGCGGGCTGTACCGGCTGCGGGCCCCGGAGGGCGGGCTGAGCGCCGTGCAGTACGTGCGCGGCGACGAGACCGTCGTGCTCGCCTGGCTCCAGGCACAGCACTACGGCGAGCTGCCGCCCAGGCTCCGGCTGCGGGGGCTCGACCCGGCGGCCGCGTACGAGTGCCTGGACACCGGCGCCGTGCACCGTGGCTCCGTACTCCTGCACCACGGGCTGCACACCGGGCTGAAGGGTGACATGGACGCCACGGTGATCCGGCTGCGCCGCCGCTGA
- a CDS encoding DUF6126 family protein — translation MSGHNEEKSFPRGLVIRLFAYLVAGHLFAGFLFLLFTLGGQGH, via the coding sequence ATGTCCGGACACAACGAGGAGAAGTCGTTCCCCCGGGGGCTGGTGATCCGGCTCTTCGCCTATCTGGTGGCGGGCCATCTGTTCGCCGGGTTCCTCTTCCTGCTGTTCACGCTGGGCGGCCAGGGCCACTAG